The proteins below are encoded in one region of Micromonospora pisi:
- a CDS encoding fructosamine kinase family protein: MTRSATFLLECMLRAGMCDVVTVEPATGGVAALAGIATRRDAPSVFVKAFADAPADDVFVVEAEGLAALRELGGVATPEVILADRELLVLSVLRPRPRSETFWEQFAYMLARLHLSTTHPRFGWHRDNWLGRRRQINTWDDDGFAFFAQHRLLRWLGQPRVEAALERGDRAALERLCHRLPDLLPDRPACLTHGDLWAQNVLATPDGHPALIDPAVSYMWAEVDLAHVWSTSPPPEAQRFFEVYAELTSLDSDWRTRMPIVQLRQHLAVLAQFDDDWGAGDQVRATLAPFRTRT; this comes from the coding sequence GTGACGCGCTCGGCAACGTTCCTCCTCGAGTGCATGCTCCGGGCCGGGATGTGTGACGTCGTCACAGTGGAGCCGGCGACGGGTGGGGTCGCGGCGCTCGCGGGCATAGCCACCCGCCGGGACGCGCCGTCGGTGTTCGTCAAGGCCTTCGCTGACGCGCCGGCCGACGACGTCTTCGTCGTGGAGGCGGAAGGGCTGGCCGCCCTGCGCGAGCTTGGCGGCGTGGCGACACCCGAGGTGATCCTGGCGGACCGAGAACTGCTTGTGTTGTCGGTGCTGCGGCCGAGGCCGCGCAGCGAGACTTTCTGGGAGCAGTTCGCGTACATGCTCGCCCGCCTGCATCTGAGCACGACCCATCCTCGCTTCGGATGGCACCGCGACAACTGGCTGGGTCGCCGCCGGCAGATCAATACCTGGGATGACGACGGCTTTGCGTTCTTCGCGCAGCACCGGCTGCTTCGGTGGCTCGGGCAGCCCCGCGTGGAGGCGGCACTCGAGCGTGGGGACCGGGCGGCGCTGGAGCGGCTGTGTCACCGGCTGCCCGACCTGCTGCCGGACCGGCCGGCATGCCTGACGCACGGCGACCTGTGGGCACAGAACGTCCTGGCGACTCCGGACGGGCACCCCGCGCTGATCGACCCGGCGGTGTCCTACATGTGGGCCGAGGTCGACCTCGCCCATGTGTGGTCCACCTCGCCCCCGCCCGAGGCGCAACGGTTCTTCGAGGTCTACGCGGAGCTGACCTCCCTTGATAGTGACTGGCGGACCCGCATGCCGATTGTCCAGCTCCGACAACACCTAGCCGTGCTGGCGCAGTTCGACGACGACTGGGGCGCGGGCGACCAGGTCCGTGCCACCCTTGCCCCGTTCCGGACACGAACCTGA
- a CDS encoding MarR family winged helix-turn-helix transcriptional regulator, with product MCGGQAPERRSGLKHWQFKGLLKLRQAGPSYTASPSDLAEQLGLTRGALSARLAFLAAAGLVIRTRDTADQRRVHVTLTPAGHLAFEQHTGSEGAGEDALLAALSARERATLANLLRKVVHSLENQ from the coding sequence TTGTGCGGCGGTCAGGCTCCAGAGCGCCGGAGCGGGCTGAAACACTGGCAGTTCAAGGGGCTGTTGAAGCTGCGCCAGGCTGGCCCCTCGTACACAGCCAGCCCGTCGGATCTCGCCGAGCAACTCGGCTTGACCCGGGGCGCGCTGTCGGCGCGACTCGCCTTCCTGGCGGCAGCGGGCCTGGTGATCCGGACCCGCGACACGGCCGACCAACGCCGGGTACACGTCACACTGACCCCGGCCGGGCACCTGGCGTTCGAGCAGCACACCGGCTCGGAAGGGGCCGGAGAGGACGCGCTGCTGGCGGCGTTGTCCGCCCGGGAACGCGCCACCCTGGCAAACCTGCTACGGAAGGTGGTGCACTCCCTGGAGAACCAGTGA
- a CDS encoding helix-turn-helix transcriptional regulator produces the protein MPKTSARLLSLLSLLQARRDWPGALLAERLEVSPRTLRRDVERLRELGYPIVAFKGPDGGYRLDAGAELPPLLFDDEQAVALAIALQIATTAGAGIEEAAARALNTVRQVMPARLRRRIDTLQFTAVERPTIRPEPQVDSSVIMAISAAIHTREVLRFDYILAAPAGVDDKGVRTPPRRVQPHHLVTWGGRWYLVAWDLDREDWRTFRADRITPRTPTGPRFTPRELPGGEVAAFVASRFRGSGDSGDWPCRGKVILDVPAAEVSRYIRDGVVEELGPNRCRLTLGSWSWPGLAATIGRFDTDIEVVGPAELGNAFAHLARRYATAAASPPGADAVGGACTEDRNPQAA, from the coding sequence ATGCCGAAGACCTCAGCGCGACTGCTGTCGTTGCTCTCGCTACTCCAGGCGCGCCGGGACTGGCCGGGGGCGCTGCTCGCCGAGCGGCTGGAGGTCAGCCCGCGCACGCTGCGCCGTGATGTCGAGCGCCTGCGCGAGCTCGGCTATCCCATCGTGGCCTTCAAGGGACCTGACGGTGGCTACCGGCTTGACGCCGGCGCCGAGCTGCCCCCGTTACTCTTCGACGACGAGCAGGCCGTCGCTCTGGCCATCGCACTCCAGATCGCCACCACCGCCGGTGCCGGCATCGAGGAAGCCGCGGCGCGTGCGCTGAACACCGTCCGGCAGGTCATGCCCGCACGGCTGCGCCGCCGGATCGACACCCTCCAGTTCACCGCCGTCGAGCGGCCGACGATCCGACCGGAGCCACAGGTCGACAGCAGCGTGATCATGGCGATCAGTGCCGCCATCCACACCCGTGAGGTGCTGCGCTTCGACTACATCCTCGCAGCTCCGGCAGGGGTGGACGACAAGGGCGTACGGACGCCGCCACGCCGGGTGCAACCCCACCACCTTGTCACCTGGGGCGGGCGCTGGTACCTCGTCGCCTGGGACCTCGACCGCGAGGACTGGCGCACCTTCCGTGCCGACCGGATCACTCCGCGCACCCCTACGGGGCCCCGCTTCACCCCCCGCGAGCTGCCCGGAGGTGAGGTGGCCGCCTTTGTCGCCAGCAGGTTCCGGGGGTCCGGCGACTCTGGCGACTGGCCTTGCCGTGGAAAGGTGATCCTCGACGTACCCGCCGCCGAGGTGTCCCGCTACATCCGGGACGGAGTCGTCGAGGAACTCGGCCCGAACCGCTGCCGGCTCACCCTGGGATCGTGGTCGTGGCCGGGCCTGGCCGCCACCATCGGCAGGTTCGACACCGACATCGAAGTCGTCGGCCCCGCCGAACTCGGGAACGCCTTCGCACACCTTGCCCGCCGCTACGCCACCGCCGCAGCCAGCCCGCCTGGCGCCGATGCCGTTGGCGGCGCCTGCACCGAGGACAGGAATCCGCAGGCCGCGTGA
- a CDS encoding PLP-dependent aminotransferase family protein encodes MNDGNAAGRVIQDLRRLVAVADPGTRLPSVRQLTARHQASPVTVAEAIRQLVAEGLIDARPGKGTYVAAPPDERRAPDLSWQTVALGPRRPGEEDMQALLALPPAGAIPLSGGYLDADLQPAAALGAALTRAARQPASWQRGPAEGRADLRAWFAREAGTGLRADDMVICPGGQAALSTALRALTSPGDTVLVESPTYLGALAAARAAGLRVVPVPADTDGVRPDQLAAAFARTGARLFYCQPLHANPHGATLAGHRRAQVAEAVRDAGAFLIEDDYARDLTIDGEAPPPLAADDPDGHVIYLRSLTKSAAPGLRVAAIGARGPAGTRLRAARLLDDFFVAGPLQQATLEFVTAPAWARHRRALRTALRTRREALLTALRRHLPQLAEQPVPRGGLHLWARLPEGTDDVALAVAAAAEGVVVFPGRPWYAAEPPAPHLRLTYAAAPPDLMDEAVRRLARALLQ; translated from the coding sequence ATGAATGACGGTAACGCAGCCGGACGCGTGATCCAAGATCTGCGTCGACTCGTGGCTGTCGCGGATCCCGGCACGCGACTCCCCTCGGTACGTCAGCTGACCGCCCGGCATCAGGCCTCGCCGGTTACCGTCGCCGAGGCGATCCGGCAGCTGGTAGCAGAGGGCCTGATCGACGCACGACCCGGTAAAGGCACCTACGTGGCCGCCCCACCGGACGAGCGACGCGCCCCCGACCTGTCCTGGCAGACCGTCGCGCTCGGCCCCCGCCGACCGGGCGAGGAAGACATGCAGGCGCTACTGGCGTTACCACCCGCAGGAGCGATCCCGCTCTCCGGCGGCTACCTGGACGCGGATCTGCAGCCCGCCGCCGCGCTCGGCGCCGCGCTCACCCGCGCCGCCCGGCAGCCCGCATCCTGGCAGCGAGGACCGGCCGAGGGACGCGCGGACCTGCGCGCCTGGTTCGCCCGCGAGGCCGGGACCGGGCTACGCGCCGACGACATGGTGATCTGTCCCGGTGGACAGGCCGCCCTCTCCACCGCACTGCGCGCGCTGACCTCACCTGGCGACACGGTGCTCGTCGAGTCGCCGACCTACCTGGGCGCACTGGCCGCCGCCCGGGCCGCCGGACTGCGGGTGGTGCCCGTGCCCGCCGACACCGACGGCGTACGACCCGACCAACTCGCGGCCGCGTTCGCCCGTACCGGCGCCCGGCTGTTCTACTGCCAGCCGCTCCACGCCAACCCGCACGGTGCGACACTGGCAGGTCACCGCCGGGCCCAGGTCGCCGAGGCCGTACGCGACGCCGGGGCGTTCCTGATCGAGGACGACTACGCCCGCGATCTCACCATCGACGGGGAGGCCCCGCCACCCCTGGCCGCCGACGACCCCGACGGACACGTCATATACCTGCGCTCACTCACCAAGTCAGCCGCGCCCGGGCTGCGCGTCGCCGCGATCGGCGCCCGTGGCCCGGCCGGTACCCGGCTGCGCGCGGCCCGGTTGCTCGACGACTTCTTCGTCGCCGGACCACTGCAACAGGCCACGCTCGAGTTCGTCACCGCCCCCGCCTGGGCGCGTCACCGCCGCGCTCTACGCACCGCGCTACGGACCCGTCGTGAGGCGCTCCTGACCGCCCTCCGCCGGCACCTCCCGCAACTCGCCGAGCAGCCGGTTCCGCGCGGCGGCCTACATCTCTGGGCCCGCCTACCCGAGGGCACCGACGACGTCGCGCTCGCCGTTGCCGCAGCCGCCGAAGGCGTCGTCGTCTTCCCCGGCCGTCCCTGGTACGCCGCCGAACCCCCGGCCCCACATCTGCGCCTCACCTACGCCGCCGCGCCACCTGACCTGATGGACGAGGCAGTCCGCCGTCTCGCCCGCGCTCTCCTTCAATAG
- a CDS encoding peptidase inhibitor family I36 protein → MIKMFKAMVIGLTVVAASLLVAPSSASASLSQCASGQFCAWSNDSFSGDFWGWYVNDSNWGNEGMADDAESLFNDAVSSSSVPDNVMVYLHADWAGYDICVNPGETYDAGMDDNDYSSHQWVHGC, encoded by the coding sequence ATGATCAAGATGTTCAAGGCCATGGTCATCGGCCTGACCGTCGTGGCGGCGAGCCTGCTGGTGGCGCCAAGCAGCGCCAGCGCCAGCCTCAGCCAGTGCGCCTCAGGGCAGTTCTGTGCCTGGTCCAACGACAGCTTCAGCGGCGACTTCTGGGGCTGGTACGTAAACGACTCGAACTGGGGGAACGAGGGCATGGCCGACGACGCCGAATCCCTCTTCAACGACGCCGTGTCGAGTTCCAGCGTTCCCGACAACGTCATGGTCTACCTGCACGCCGACTGGGCGGGCTACGACATCTGCGTCAATCCCGGAGAGACCTACGACGCCGGAATGGATGACAACGACTACAGCTCCCACCAGTGGGTTCACGGGTGCTGA
- a CDS encoding AfsR/SARP family transcriptional regulator, whose translation MRYRILGGVEVWHGDEQAVIPRPRHRAVLGYLLLNAGRVVTVEALTEAMWGGAAPATARSQLQADVSTIRRSVRGADALPLETRAGGYALRVGPDELDYLRFGALVSRARGKPPETRVPLLREALALWRGPALADAAGAYVAAARAQFDEERLAAYEALFDAELELGRHNEVVPELWRAARDEPTRERLWCALMLALHRCARRADALAAGRELRRFLANEHGLEPGQAFLDMERLILRADESGDAREPAVPGEAAAAESATTTVPALLPPDIVDFTGRRAELEQLHAALVPGGEDPGTSLRVVTITGMGGVGKTTLAVHAAHRVGDTYPDGQLYASLRGTDPRPVEAGDVLARFLRALDVDERAIPFDLTERADAYRSRLAGRRVLVVLDDAADESQIRPLLPGDGSCAAVVTSRFGLDGLEGARRIQLDVFSEEEATSLLGRVAQSQRVAREPAESAAILRWCGRLPLAVRIAGARLRSRPAWPMSRLAGALRDEHRRLDNLVAGDLAVRTSLASSYRVIGEAGRRLARRLSLFSVPDFPSWLAAAVLDVPVAEAEGLLERLVDAQLLLDGGTDLAGGGRYRFHDLVRLYLRERAGREEVEGGAAVLRSGFGAYLWLAGQMSDRIPGPCYAAIRGDAPPTVVTGLDDLPDALDWFVVERAALLAVVRQACDEGAVELAFDLAGCLEKYFDIRGMYIDWRATNKYVQEACRSAGHRLGEAVMLRGLIELETWHEADHPGVAMDRMHRQAERLAELFAEVGHGPGMADAAVDVAWALIAKGRYAEAAARAEDAMRLAEEHGHLGGQARAHVARAMMHGESLALAEAEGHLTTALDLARRLDNLRYVATVLQFLGILHTRVGRAAPAVAALEESLLILRRYQDRYAEVLTLLGLARAHLLHDDRRARGYATAALTIAREYNLPHHTADALGALGAVELADGHHALAVRHLEASVRLWRERGWAAFLADALGVLGEAQAAVDPNAARRTWQEALDIHRRLGQRPKADEVAALIACLDAAAAGRLASC comes from the coding sequence GTGCGGTACCGGATCCTGGGCGGAGTTGAGGTCTGGCACGGCGACGAGCAGGCCGTCATCCCGCGCCCCCGGCACCGGGCCGTGCTGGGCTACCTCCTGCTGAACGCGGGCCGGGTGGTCACGGTGGAGGCGCTGACCGAGGCGATGTGGGGCGGCGCCGCGCCCGCGACCGCCCGCTCCCAACTCCAGGCCGACGTCTCCACGATCCGGCGATCGGTGCGCGGCGCCGACGCGTTGCCGCTGGAGACGCGGGCCGGCGGCTACGCGCTGCGGGTCGGGCCGGATGAGCTCGACTACCTACGCTTCGGGGCGCTGGTGAGCCGCGCCCGTGGCAAGCCGCCCGAGACCCGGGTCCCGCTGCTGCGCGAGGCGCTCGCGTTGTGGCGGGGCCCCGCCCTCGCCGACGCCGCCGGCGCCTATGTGGCGGCTGCCCGCGCCCAGTTCGACGAGGAACGCCTCGCCGCGTACGAGGCGCTCTTCGACGCCGAGCTGGAGCTGGGGCGGCACAACGAGGTGGTGCCGGAGCTGTGGCGGGCCGCGCGTGACGAGCCCACCCGGGAGCGACTCTGGTGCGCCCTCATGCTCGCCCTGCACCGCTGCGCCCGGCGGGCCGACGCGCTGGCCGCCGGGCGTGAACTCCGCCGATTCCTCGCCAACGAGCACGGACTGGAGCCGGGACAGGCATTCCTCGACATGGAGCGGCTGATCCTGCGCGCCGATGAGTCCGGGGATGCTCGGGAGCCGGCGGTGCCGGGCGAGGCCGCCGCGGCGGAGAGCGCCACCACGACCGTACCCGCGCTGCTGCCGCCGGACATCGTGGACTTCACCGGCCGACGGGCCGAGCTGGAGCAGCTCCACGCGGCGCTCGTTCCCGGTGGCGAGGACCCGGGCACGTCGCTGCGGGTCGTGACGATCACCGGCATGGGCGGGGTCGGCAAGACGACCCTGGCGGTGCACGCCGCGCACCGGGTGGGCGACACCTATCCGGACGGCCAGCTCTACGCGAGCCTGCGCGGCACCGACCCGAGACCCGTAGAGGCGGGGGATGTGCTCGCCCGCTTCCTGCGCGCGCTCGATGTCGACGAGCGGGCGATCCCGTTCGATCTGACGGAACGCGCCGACGCGTACCGGTCCCGCCTCGCCGGACGACGAGTCCTGGTGGTCCTTGACGACGCGGCGGACGAGAGCCAGATTCGCCCGCTGCTGCCCGGCGACGGTTCCTGCGCGGCTGTGGTAACGAGCCGGTTCGGTCTCGACGGCCTGGAAGGGGCGCGCCGGATACAGCTCGATGTCTTCTCCGAGGAGGAGGCAACATCACTGCTCGGGCGCGTCGCCCAATCCCAGCGAGTCGCTCGGGAGCCGGCAGAGAGCGCGGCGATCCTCCGGTGGTGCGGGCGGCTGCCACTCGCCGTCCGCATCGCCGGGGCGCGGCTGCGGTCACGGCCCGCCTGGCCGATGTCACGCCTGGCCGGCGCGCTGCGCGACGAACACCGACGCCTGGACAACCTCGTCGCGGGCGACCTGGCGGTCCGGACGTCGCTCGCGTCCAGCTACCGCGTGATCGGTGAGGCCGGTCGGCGCCTCGCCCGCCGGCTCAGCCTCTTCTCGGTACCGGACTTCCCGTCGTGGCTCGCGGCGGCTGTCCTGGACGTGCCGGTCGCCGAGGCCGAGGGTCTCCTCGAGCGGCTCGTCGACGCTCAGCTGCTGCTCGACGGCGGGACCGACCTCGCCGGCGGCGGCCGATACCGGTTCCACGACCTGGTCCGGCTCTACCTGCGGGAGCGAGCCGGCCGGGAGGAGGTCGAGGGCGGGGCGGCCGTGCTGCGCTCCGGGTTCGGCGCCTACCTGTGGCTGGCGGGGCAGATGAGCGACCGAATCCCGGGGCCGTGCTACGCGGCAATCCGGGGCGACGCCCCGCCGACGGTCGTCACCGGACTGGACGACCTGCCCGACGCCCTCGACTGGTTCGTCGTCGAGCGCGCCGCGTTGCTGGCCGTCGTCCGACAGGCCTGCGACGAGGGAGCGGTGGAGCTCGCCTTCGACCTGGCCGGCTGCCTGGAGAAGTACTTCGACATCCGCGGCATGTACATCGACTGGCGGGCCACCAACAAGTACGTGCAGGAGGCGTGCCGCTCGGCCGGTCACCGCCTCGGCGAGGCCGTGATGCTGCGCGGCCTCATCGAACTGGAGACATGGCACGAGGCGGACCACCCCGGCGTCGCGATGGACCGGATGCACCGCCAGGCCGAGCGGCTCGCCGAGCTCTTCGCCGAGGTGGGCCACGGCCCGGGGATGGCCGATGCCGCCGTGGACGTCGCGTGGGCCCTGATCGCGAAGGGCCGGTACGCCGAGGCGGCGGCCCGGGCGGAGGACGCCATGCGCCTGGCCGAGGAGCACGGACATCTCGGCGGCCAGGCTCGGGCGCACGTGGCCCGCGCCATGATGCACGGCGAGTCGCTCGCACTCGCGGAGGCCGAAGGCCACCTCACCACCGCCCTCGACCTGGCCCGCCGGCTGGACAACCTGCGCTACGTGGCGACCGTCCTGCAGTTCCTGGGAATCCTGCACACCCGCGTCGGCCGCGCGGCGCCGGCCGTGGCGGCGCTCGAGGAGTCACTGCTCATCCTGCGCCGCTACCAGGACCGGTACGCCGAGGTCCTGACACTGCTCGGCCTCGCCCGTGCCCATCTGCTGCACGACGACCGGCGCGCCCGGGGCTACGCGACCGCCGCCCTGACGATCGCCCGCGAGTACAACCTCCCGCACCACACCGCCGACGCCCTCGGCGCCCTCGGCGCGGTCGAACTCGCCGACGGCCACCATGCCCTGGCTGTCAGGCATCTGGAGGCATCGGTGCGGCTGTGGCGCGAGCGCGGCTGGGCGGCCTTTCTGGCGGACGCCCTCGGCGTTCTCGGCGAGGCCCAGGCCGCGGTCGACCCGAACGCCGCACGCCGCACCTGGCAGGAGGCGCTGGACATCCACCGGCGCCTGGGCCAGCGTCCCAAGGCCGACGAGGTCGCCGCCCTCATCGCCTGCCTCGACGCCGCCGCGGCCGGACGCCTCGCCTCCTGCTGA
- a CDS encoding acetamidase/formamidase family protein: protein MESGQTVRVDTLSHQGFTNPAVNPRDYFGAFGVEPDEILPDGMAFWESLPERQATGRQYGGHVLTGPIYVRGAEPGDTIAIDVLDTDTRVPYGFNNTAPTSGVMATFYPGWRDGDQGLDMPVDIPPGLPAGVWPDVRTHLYRTGMYRGKEVVFFADGIIIPTHKFMGIIAVAPPTGEFIGNTEDAPPPATGVQNSTPPGRFGGNMDVRDLNAGTTLYLPVFQPGAQIFIGDPHSCQGDGEVSGTAVEHSLAGTFRITLIKNVETELPWAETDDHWVMMGIHWDLDRAMRIAVEKTVDFLVSTQNLTVPKAYSFASIAVNYHNAEVVDRTQVVTGYIPKSVFKGRG, encoded by the coding sequence ATGGAATCGGGTCAGACCGTCCGCGTTGACACTCTCTCCCACCAGGGCTTCACCAACCCTGCCGTCAATCCACGCGACTACTTCGGCGCCTTCGGCGTCGAGCCGGACGAGATCCTGCCCGACGGAATGGCGTTCTGGGAGAGCCTGCCCGAGCGCCAGGCCACCGGCAGGCAGTACGGCGGGCACGTGCTCACCGGCCCGATCTACGTCAGAGGCGCCGAGCCAGGTGACACCATCGCGATCGACGTCCTCGACACCGACACCCGGGTGCCGTACGGCTTCAACAACACCGCACCGACCAGCGGTGTCATGGCGACGTTCTACCCCGGTTGGCGTGACGGGGACCAGGGCCTCGACATGCCCGTCGACATCCCACCCGGCCTTCCCGCAGGCGTCTGGCCCGACGTCCGCACCCACCTCTACCGCACCGGAATGTACCGAGGTAAGGAGGTCGTCTTCTTCGCCGACGGCATCATCATTCCGACCCACAAGTTCATGGGGATCATCGCGGTCGCCCCGCCGACAGGCGAGTTCATCGGCAACACCGAGGATGCCCCGCCGCCGGCCACCGGCGTGCAGAACTCCACACCTCCGGGCAGGTTCGGAGGCAACATGGATGTCCGCGACCTCAACGCCGGCACGACGCTCTACCTGCCGGTCTTCCAACCCGGCGCGCAGATCTTCATCGGCGACCCGCACAGCTGCCAGGGCGACGGCGAGGTCAGTGGCACCGCCGTCGAGCACTCGCTCGCCGGCACGTTCCGCATCACTCTGATCAAGAACGTGGAGACCGAGCTGCCGTGGGCCGAGACCGACGACCACTGGGTGATGATGGGCATCCACTGGGACCTCGACCGGGCCATGCGGATCGCGGTCGAGAAGACCGTCGACTTCCTCGTCAGCACCCAGAACCTGACCGTGCCGAAGGCCTACTCGTTCGCCTCTATCGCGGTGAACTACCACAACGCCGAGGTCGTCGACCGCACCCAGGTGGTGACCGGCTACATCCCGAAGAGCGTCTTCAAGGGACGCGGCTGA
- a CDS encoding MmcQ/YjbR family DNA-binding protein produces MADADDVRHLALALPHVAEIDSEGFDFRVADKGFVWSYPERRPGQPRLIRTDIAVLHVGDEAEKQALLLGEPEIFFTTPAYDGLPLVMLHLAKVDVDRLRELVTDAWRMRAPDALARDLDADSASHNPG; encoded by the coding sequence ATGGCTGACGCCGACGACGTCCGTCACCTGGCGCTCGCTCTGCCACACGTGGCCGAGATCGACAGCGAGGGCTTCGACTTCCGGGTCGCCGACAAGGGGTTCGTCTGGTCCTACCCCGAGCGCAGACCTGGGCAGCCACGCCTCATCCGTACCGACATCGCGGTCCTGCACGTCGGCGACGAGGCGGAGAAGCAGGCGCTGTTGCTCGGCGAGCCCGAGATCTTCTTCACCACACCCGCCTACGACGGGCTGCCCCTGGTGATGCTGCACTTGGCGAAGGTGGACGTCGACCGTCTGAGGGAGCTCGTCACCGACGCGTGGCGTATGCGCGCTCCAGACGCGCTCGCCCGGGACCTCGACGCCGATTCAGCGAGCCACAATCCGGGCTGA
- a CDS encoding DMT family transporter codes for MSVQSSATARNTVTVNRGVGLALGALGVLAFSMSLPATRVAVQQFDPWLVAFGRAVGAALLAWAYLRFTGAPRPTGGQWRRLSIVALGVVVGFPLFTSLALITQTSAHGAVVITVLPAMTAVFAVLRAEERPPLLFWVASGGGLLAVLTFLGASGAVNGALSLADLFLLAAVVLCGLGYAEGGALARELGGARTICWALLLSLPVTVPVTIAAAAAAPPHADAVAWSAFGYLSVVSMFLGFFAWYAGLARGGIAQVGQIQLAQPVLTLVWSALLLGETVTPASIAAALVVLACVVLTQRTRTNVRVPAVGKA; via the coding sequence ATGAGTGTCCAGAGTAGCGCTACTGCCAGGAACACGGTAACGGTCAATCGCGGGGTCGGCTTGGCCCTCGGTGCGCTGGGCGTGCTCGCCTTCAGCATGTCGCTGCCGGCGACCCGCGTCGCCGTGCAGCAGTTCGACCCGTGGTTGGTGGCCTTCGGTCGGGCCGTCGGCGCGGCGCTGCTGGCGTGGGCGTACCTACGATTCACCGGCGCTCCCCGGCCGACCGGTGGGCAGTGGCGGCGACTGTCGATCGTCGCGCTCGGCGTCGTCGTCGGCTTCCCGCTCTTCACCTCGCTGGCGCTGATCACCCAGACCTCCGCGCACGGCGCGGTCGTCATCACCGTGCTGCCCGCCATGACCGCCGTGTTCGCGGTGCTGCGGGCAGAGGAGCGCCCACCGTTGCTGTTCTGGGTCGCGAGCGGCGGTGGGCTGCTGGCGGTGCTCACCTTCCTCGGTGCCAGCGGCGCGGTCAACGGCGCCCTGTCCCTGGCCGACCTGTTCCTGCTCGCGGCGGTCGTGCTCTGCGGCCTCGGGTACGCCGAGGGCGGCGCGCTCGCCCGCGAACTGGGCGGCGCCCGGACGATCTGTTGGGCGTTACTGCTGTCGTTGCCGGTCACCGTGCCCGTCACGATCGCCGCCGCCGCTGCCGCGCCCCCGCATGCCGACGCTGTCGCCTGGTCGGCGTTCGGATACCTCAGCGTGGTATCCATGTTCCTGGGCTTCTTCGCCTGGTACGCGGGCCTGGCCCGGGGCGGTATCGCGCAGGTCGGTCAGATCCAGCTCGCACAGCCGGTGCTCACCCTGGTCTGGTCAGCCCTGCTGCTCGGTGAGACCGTCACCCCAGCCTCCATCGCGGCGGCGCTGGTCGTGCTGGCCTGCGTCGTACTGACCCAACGCACCCGTACCAACGTGCGGGTGCCCGCAGTGGGAAAGGCCTGA
- a CDS encoding winged helix DNA-binding domain-containing protein, protein MAVLDARALNRATLARQLLLDHADVPVLDAVAHLCGLQAQEPQEPFVGLWSRLRAFDPAVLSDLMTRRGVVRTHLMRRTVHLLTADDAVAWRARHDSMLRQRVLGTYRRELAGVDLDELAAAGRAVMADAAPRSMTELARALAVRWPEPGPRALGEMLVAALIPMVQLPPRGLWRTRAGVRNVLLSSWVGRETDPPAPEGSDPVGESLVRRYLAAFGPAAVADVRAWCGLAGLPAAVAAIRHELVAFRDERGRELLDLPDAPRPDPDTPAPVRFLPAFDNALLGYDDRSRIVDNAHRGLSVAGARVVLVDGRVAATWGVQDGTVVVAPLRRFSRADRATVAEQARALASFLSDNDSDRIRIAASPR, encoded by the coding sequence ATGGCTGTTCTCGACGCGCGGGCGCTCAACCGTGCGACACTCGCCCGACAGTTGCTACTCGATCACGCCGACGTGCCGGTCCTCGACGCTGTCGCGCACCTTTGTGGCCTGCAGGCGCAGGAACCGCAGGAGCCGTTCGTCGGGCTCTGGTCCCGGCTGCGCGCGTTCGACCCGGCGGTGCTCTCGGACCTGATGACCCGGCGCGGCGTGGTGCGGACCCACCTCATGCGCCGCACCGTCCACCTCCTCACCGCCGACGACGCCGTGGCCTGGCGCGCCCGCCACGACAGCATGCTGCGTCAACGGGTCCTCGGGACCTACCGCCGCGAGCTCGCCGGGGTGGACCTCGACGAACTGGCAGCGGCGGGCCGGGCGGTGATGGCCGACGCCGCGCCCCGCTCGATGACCGAACTCGCGCGGGCGTTGGCCGTACGTTGGCCGGAGCCAGGGCCGCGAGCGCTGGGCGAAATGTTGGTCGCCGCCCTCATTCCGATGGTCCAGTTGCCGCCGCGCGGGCTGTGGCGTACGCGGGCGGGAGTGCGCAACGTCCTGCTTTCCTCCTGGGTGGGGCGCGAGACAGACCCGCCGGCCCCGGAGGGCTCCGACCCGGTTGGCGAATCGCTGGTACGGCGCTACCTCGCCGCGTTCGGCCCGGCCGCCGTCGCCGACGTGCGCGCCTGGTGTGGTCTCGCCGGACTGCCCGCCGCGGTGGCGGCGATACGCCACGAGCTGGTTGCCTTCCGCGACGAGCGAGGCCGGGAACTGTTGGACCTGCCCGACGCACCGCGCCCCGACCCCGACACACCGGCCCCGGTACGGTTCCTGCCGGCGTTCGACAACGCACTCCTCGGTTACGACGACCGCAGCCGGATCGTCGACAACGCGCACCGGGGTCTGTCGGTCGCCGGCGCTCGTGTTGTCCTGGTCGACGGCCGCGTCGCCGCGACGTGGGGCGTCCAGGACGGCACCGTGGTCGTCGCTCCGCTGCGCCGTTTCTCCCGGGCCGACCGCGCCACCGTAGCCGAGCAGGCGCGGGCGCTTGCGTCGTTCCTTTCCGACAACGACAGCGACCGCATCAGGATCGCCGCGTCTCCCCGCTGA